The Flavobacterium marginilacus genome window below encodes:
- the chrA gene encoding chromate efflux transporter, translated as MNNNQNLKEIAKLFLRLGVTAFGGPAAHIAMMQDEVVVKRKWLSEQHFLDLIGATNLIPGPNSTEMAIHIGHEKGGWKGLIIAGLCFILPAVFITGIFAWLYKEYGQFPEVQPFIYGIKPAIIAVILGAVFPLAKKSLKSIELVIIGLIVLIGSLAGFNEIYLMFGAGFSALFLAYWRNKKLNNLNSFLPLMLLQSDNSAIFSASSAKLFLIFLKIGAILYGSGYVLFAFLDSELVSTGILTRQQLIDAIAVGQFTPGPVFSSVTFIGYQINGLTGAIVSTVAIFLPSFVFVALLNPLVKKMRDSELFSAFLDAVNVASVAIITAVCFDMGKDTITDWRTILIAVLSISITFGYKKMNSVFVVLGGSIIGYLLALI; from the coding sequence ATGAACAATAACCAAAACCTAAAAGAAATCGCAAAGCTGTTTTTGAGGTTAGGTGTTACTGCTTTTGGCGGGCCTGCGGCACACATTGCGATGATGCAGGATGAAGTGGTTGTAAAAAGAAAATGGCTTAGCGAACAGCATTTTTTGGATTTAATAGGTGCAACAAACCTGATTCCCGGTCCCAACAGCACCGAAATGGCGATTCATATCGGACACGAAAAAGGTGGTTGGAAAGGTTTAATCATAGCAGGGCTTTGTTTCATCCTTCCGGCTGTTTTCATTACAGGTATTTTTGCATGGCTGTATAAAGAATACGGGCAGTTTCCCGAAGTACAGCCTTTCATTTACGGAATAAAACCGGCCATTATTGCTGTTATTCTTGGTGCTGTTTTTCCTTTGGCAAAAAAATCCCTGAAATCAATCGAACTTGTCATTATCGGATTGATAGTCTTGATTGGTTCATTGGCGGGCTTCAACGAAATTTACCTGATGTTTGGAGCAGGATTTTCAGCATTGTTTTTGGCTTATTGGCGAAATAAGAAATTGAACAATCTAAACAGTTTTTTGCCATTGATGCTTTTGCAAAGCGATAATTCCGCTATATTTTCGGCGAGCAGTGCAAAGCTGTTTTTGATTTTTCTTAAAATCGGTGCGATACTTTATGGAAGCGGTTATGTGCTGTTTGCATTTCTTGATTCCGAATTGGTTTCAACTGGAATTTTGACACGGCAGCAATTGATAGATGCTATAGCAGTCGGGCAATTCACGCCTGGTCCTGTTTTTTCTTCGGTGACATTTATCGGTTATCAAATCAATGGTTTGACAGGAGCGATCGTTTCGACAGTTGCGATATTTCTGCCGTCATTTGTATTTGTAGCATTGCTTAATCCACTTGTAAAGAAAATGCGGGATTCAGAATTATTTTCGGCCTTTTTGGATGCCGTTAATGTGGCTTCGGTTGCAATTATTACGGCTGTTTGTTTTGATATGGGAAAAGATACAATTACTGATTGGCGTACAATTTTGATTGCCGTTTTGAGTATTTCTATAACATTTGGTTATAAGAAAATGAATAGTGTTTTTGTAGTTTTGGGCGGTTCAATCATTGGTTATCTGCTGGCTTTAATTTAA
- a CDS encoding 3-hydroxyacyl-CoA dehydrogenase/enoyl-CoA hydratase family protein translates to MKRSIKKVAVIGSGIMGSGIACHFANIGVEVLLLDIIPNALTDAETKKGLTLESKIVRNRVVNDHLANSLKSKPSPIYSQKFASRITTGNTTDDMAKIANVDWIIEVVVERLDIKKIVFEQIDQFRKPGTLVTSNTSGIPIHFMSEGRSEDFQKHFCGTHFFNPARYLKLFEIIPGPQTSAEVLDFLTTYGEKFLGKTSVVAKDTPAFIGNRIGIYGIQSLFHLVKELGLTIEEVDKLTGPVIGRPKSATFRTVDVVGLDTLVHVANGIYENCPADEQHELFKLPDFVSKMMENKWYGSKTGQGFYKKADKDILSLDLDTLEYRTAKKASFATLELTKTIDKPINRFKVLVKGKDKAGEFYRKSFAGMFAYVSNRIPEISDELYKIDDAMKAGFGWENGPFEIWDAIGVANGIEIMKAEGLEPAVWVNEMITSGSTSFYTVKDGATYFYNIPTKSQTKIPGQDSFIILNNIRESKKVWSNSGAIIQDLGDGILNLEFQSKMNTIGGDVLQAINKAIDLSEKEYQGLVIGNQAANFSVGANIGMIFMMAVEQEYDELNMAIKMFQDTMMRVRYSSIPVIVAPHGMTFGGGCEMSLHADKVVAAAETYMGLVEFGVGVIPGGGGSKEMALRASDLFRKNDVELNVLQEYFLTIAMAKVSTSGYEAFDTGLLQHGKDIIVVNKDRQIAEAKKHALLMAEAGYTQPIRRTDVKVLGKQALGMFLVGTDQMEAGKYISEHDKKIANKLAYVMAGGDLSESTLVSEQYLLDIEREAFLSLCTERKTLERIQYMLTKGKPLRN, encoded by the coding sequence ATGAAACGCAGCATTAAAAAAGTAGCAGTAATCGGATCCGGAATCATGGGTTCAGGGATTGCCTGTCATTTTGCCAACATTGGGGTTGAAGTTTTGCTTTTGGACATAATTCCAAACGCGCTTACTGATGCTGAAACCAAAAAAGGACTGACGCTTGAAAGCAAAATTGTCCGCAACCGTGTAGTAAACGACCACTTGGCTAATTCATTAAAATCGAAGCCCTCTCCTATTTACAGCCAAAAATTCGCCAGCCGAATCACAACTGGAAACACAACAGACGATATGGCTAAGATTGCCAATGTAGATTGGATTATCGAAGTGGTTGTGGAGCGTTTAGACATCAAAAAAATAGTTTTTGAGCAAATCGACCAATTCAGAAAACCGGGAACATTGGTAACATCTAATACTTCGGGTATTCCAATTCATTTTATGAGCGAAGGACGAAGCGAAGATTTCCAAAAACATTTCTGCGGTACACACTTTTTTAACCCAGCGCGTTACTTAAAATTATTCGAAATTATTCCGGGACCACAGACTTCTGCTGAAGTTTTGGATTTCTTAACCACATACGGAGAAAAATTCTTAGGCAAAACTTCGGTTGTTGCCAAAGACACTCCGGCATTTATCGGAAACCGTATTGGTATTTATGGAATCCAGAGTTTGTTCCACTTGGTGAAAGAATTGGGATTAACCATTGAAGAAGTTGACAAATTGACTGGACCAGTTATTGGCCGTCCAAAATCAGCTACTTTCAGAACTGTCGATGTGGTTGGACTGGATACTTTGGTACATGTTGCTAATGGAATCTACGAAAACTGCCCTGCAGACGAGCAGCACGAATTGTTCAAACTTCCGGATTTTGTCAGCAAAATGATGGAAAACAAATGGTACGGAAGCAAAACAGGTCAAGGTTTCTACAAAAAAGCAGACAAAGACATTCTTTCTTTGGACTTAGATACTTTGGAATACCGAACTGCCAAAAAAGCTTCTTTTGCCACTTTGGAATTAACAAAAACAATAGACAAACCCATCAATAGATTCAAGGTTTTGGTTAAAGGAAAAGACAAAGCAGGCGAATTCTACAGAAAGAGTTTCGCTGGAATGTTTGCTTATGTTTCCAACCGTATTCCTGAAATCTCAGATGAATTATATAAAATAGATGACGCTATGAAAGCCGGTTTCGGATGGGAAAATGGTCCATTCGAAATTTGGGATGCTATTGGTGTTGCCAATGGAATCGAAATCATGAAAGCCGAAGGTCTTGAGCCTGCAGTTTGGGTTAATGAAATGATTACTTCTGGAAGTACTAGTTTTTATACTGTAAAAGACGGAGCTACTTATTTCTACAATATTCCGACAAAATCACAGACAAAAATTCCAGGACAAGATTCTTTTATCATTCTGAACAACATTCGCGAAAGCAAAAAAGTATGGAGCAACAGCGGTGCAATTATTCAGGATTTGGGAGACGGAATTCTAAACTTAGAATTCCAATCCAAAATGAATACTATTGGCGGTGATGTACTTCAAGCAATTAATAAAGCGATAGATTTATCTGAAAAAGAATACCAAGGTCTGGTTATTGGAAACCAGGCAGCTAATTTCTCTGTTGGAGCCAATATCGGAATGATTTTCATGATGGCTGTTGAACAGGAATATGACGAGTTAAATATGGCGATCAAAATGTTCCAAGACACGATGATGCGCGTTCGTTATTCTTCAATTCCAGTTATTGTTGCGCCTCACGGAATGACTTTTGGAGGCGGATGCGAAATGAGTCTGCACGCTGACAAAGTAGTTGCTGCAGCGGAAACCTATATGGGATTGGTTGAATTTGGCGTTGGGGTTATTCCAGGTGGCGGCGGTTCCAAAGAAATGGCTTTGAGAGCTTCTGATTTATTCCGCAAAAATGATGTAGAACTGAATGTACTGCAGGAATATTTCTTAACAATCGCAATGGCAAAAGTATCGACTTCCGGTTACGAAGCTTTTGACACTGGACTTTTACAGCATGGTAAAGATATTATCGTAGTAAACAAAGACCGTCAGATTGCCGAAGCCAAAAAACATGCTTTATTAATGGCCGAAGCGGGTTACACACAGCCTATCCGCAGAACCGATGTGAAGGTTTTAGGTAAACAGGCATTAGGAATGTTCTTAGTAGGAACTGACCAGATGGAAGCCGGAAAATACATTTCTGAGCATGACAAAAAAATCGCAAACAAACTGGCTTACGTTATGGCTGGAGGTGATTTATCCGAATCTACTTTGGTATCTGAGCAGTATTTACTGGATATCGAAAGAGAAGCTTTCCTTTCTCTTTGTACCGAAAGAAAAACATTGGAAAGAATTCAGTATATGTTAACTAAAGGGAAACCGCTTAGGAATTAG
- a CDS encoding helix-turn-helix domain-containing protein, with protein MNNPLRYTINKPDSSLSDFVYCYSSLQNLSNFTGGVIVPNGKIDLLFCKTADNHFQIMLMGLETKPKPMPKLNIETFFAVSFNPLALEYVFHESIAEFVDSGKEMPNDFWGFGIHDLDDFDAFCKKASQKIKSLLSNIIDSKKLQLFELIFAADGEVNIKDLSKKVSWGERQINRYFNQQLGISLKTYCSILRFQASLHHIKDGKLSPQLNFTDQSHFIKEIKKLSGVSPKELFKNQNDRFLQFLVYHAK; from the coding sequence ATGAACAATCCTCTTCGATACACTATTAATAAACCAGATTCGTCACTTTCTGACTTTGTATACTGCTATTCATCGCTGCAGAATCTCTCAAATTTTACTGGAGGAGTAATTGTTCCCAACGGAAAAATTGATCTGCTGTTTTGTAAAACTGCTGATAATCATTTTCAGATTATGCTTATGGGCTTGGAGACAAAGCCAAAACCAATGCCAAAATTAAATATAGAAACTTTTTTTGCTGTCAGTTTTAATCCGCTTGCTTTAGAATATGTTTTTCATGAATCCATTGCCGAATTTGTAGACAGCGGTAAAGAAATGCCAAATGATTTTTGGGGTTTTGGTATTCATGATCTGGATGATTTCGATGCTTTCTGTAAAAAAGCTTCGCAAAAAATTAAATCGTTATTGTCCAATATAATTGACTCAAAAAAACTTCAATTGTTTGAATTAATTTTTGCTGCTGATGGGGAAGTGAATATTAAAGATTTATCCAAAAAAGTTTCTTGGGGCGAACGTCAGATTAATAGGTATTTCAATCAGCAGCTGGGGATTTCATTGAAAACGTATTGCAGTATTTTACGCTTTCAGGCTTCGCTGCATCATATCAAAGATGGTAAACTTTCCCCGCAGCTCAATTTTACTGATCAGTCCCATTTTATAAAAGAAATCAAAAAACTTTCGGGAGTTTCTCCCAAAGAATTGTTTAAAAATCAAAATGACCGATTTTTACAATTTTTGGTTTATCACGCGAAGTAA
- a CDS encoding acyl-CoA dehydrogenase family protein, which yields MSDKTRGGQFIVKETKCEDIFTPEDFNEEQLMMRDSVKEFVDKEIWPNKNRFENKDYAFTEESMRKAGDLGFLSVAVPEAYGGMGMGFVNTVLVCDYISGATGSFSTAFGAHTGIGTMPITLYGTEEQKQKYVPKLATGEWFGAYCLTEPGAGSDANSGKTKAVLSEDGTHYKITGQKMWISNAGFCSLFIVFARIEDDKNITGFILENTADNGISFGEEEHKLGIRASSTRQVFFNETKVPVENMLSERGNGFKIAMNALNVGRIKLAAACLDAQRRVITGAVHYSNERIQFNTAISQFGAIRSKLAEMAASCYAGESATYRAAKDIEDRIIARETDGVSHQESELKGVEEYAIECSILKVAVSEDVQNCADEGIQIFGGMGFSEDTPMESAWRDARIARIYEGTNEINRMLSVGMLIKKAMKGHVDLLGPASKVQEELMGIPSFDTPDYSELFAEEKEMIGKLKKAFLMVAGGAVQKYGPDLEGHQQLLMAASDILIEIYMAESAILRTEKLAKSNGADKIKEQIAMAQLYLYQAVDIVTQKGKESIISFAEGDEQRMMLMGLRRYTKYTNMPNVVGLRETITSKLVADNAYSF from the coding sequence ATGAGCGACAAAACAAGAGGTGGTCAATTCATCGTAAAAGAAACAAAATGTGAAGACATCTTCACCCCAGAGGATTTCAACGAAGAGCAGCTGATGATGCGTGACTCTGTAAAAGAATTTGTGGACAAAGAAATTTGGCCGAACAAAAACCGTTTTGAAAATAAAGATTATGCTTTTACCGAAGAATCCATGCGCAAAGCCGGAGATCTTGGTTTCTTGAGCGTAGCTGTGCCTGAAGCTTATGGCGGAATGGGAATGGGATTTGTCAATACCGTTTTGGTTTGTGACTATATTTCGGGAGCAACGGGTTCATTCTCTACTGCTTTTGGGGCTCACACCGGAATTGGAACAATGCCAATTACGCTGTACGGAACCGAAGAACAAAAACAAAAATACGTACCGAAATTAGCCACAGGCGAATGGTTTGGTGCTTATTGCCTTACTGAACCAGGAGCCGGATCAGATGCTAATTCAGGTAAAACCAAAGCGGTTCTGTCTGAAGACGGAACACATTATAAAATCACAGGACAAAAAATGTGGATCTCTAATGCCGGGTTCTGTTCTCTTTTCATCGTTTTTGCACGTATTGAAGACGATAAAAACATCACAGGATTCATTTTGGAAAACACAGCCGATAACGGAATTTCATTTGGCGAAGAAGAGCATAAATTAGGTATCCGTGCCTCCTCTACCCGTCAGGTGTTTTTCAATGAAACAAAAGTTCCAGTTGAAAACATGCTTTCTGAAAGAGGAAACGGTTTTAAAATAGCAATGAATGCTTTAAACGTTGGCCGTATCAAATTGGCTGCTGCCTGTCTGGACGCACAGCGAAGAGTAATCACAGGAGCTGTTCATTATTCTAATGAAAGAATCCAGTTTAATACTGCTATTTCACAATTCGGAGCTATCCGTTCTAAATTAGCCGAAATGGCAGCTTCCTGCTATGCAGGAGAAAGTGCGACCTATCGTGCAGCAAAAGACATTGAAGACAGAATCATTGCCCGCGAGACTGATGGTGTTTCGCACCAAGAGTCAGAATTGAAAGGGGTTGAAGAATATGCTATCGAATGTTCTATCCTGAAAGTGGCCGTTTCCGAAGATGTTCAAAATTGTGCTGACGAAGGAATCCAAATCTTCGGCGGAATGGGATTCTCAGAAGACACGCCAATGGAAAGTGCCTGGAGAGACGCGCGTATTGCCCGTATCTACGAAGGAACAAATGAAATCAACAGAATGCTATCTGTTGGTATGTTAATCAAAAAAGCTATGAAAGGCCACGTTGATTTACTTGGACCAGCTTCCAAAGTACAGGAAGAATTAATGGGCATTCCGTCATTTGACACACCTGATTATTCTGAACTATTTGCTGAGGAAAAAGAAATGATCGGTAAACTGAAAAAAGCATTCCTGATGGTTGCCGGCGGCGCTGTTCAAAAATATGGTCCGGATTTAGAAGGACACCAGCAATTACTGATGGCAGCTTCGGATATTTTAATCGAAATCTACATGGCCGAAAGTGCTATTTTGAGAACCGAAAAACTAGCCAAATCAAATGGTGCCGACAAAATAAAAGAACAAATCGCTATGGCGCAGTTGTACTTGTACCAAGCCGTTGACATCGTTACTCAAAAAGGAAAAGAAAGCATTATTTCTTTTGCCGAAGGCGATGAACAGCGCATGATGTTAATGGGATTACGCCGTTACACAAAATACACCAACATGCCGAATGTTGTTGGTTTGAGGGAAACAATCACCTCAAAACTAGTTGCTGATAATGCTTACTCTTTCTAA
- a CDS encoding FAD-dependent oxidoreductase has translation MLLQNKKIAIIGGGPGGLTLAKLLQLKEVNVNVYERDINKDARVQGSPLDLHEESGLAAITEAGLLNEFKKNYMPGADRLQIMNEQAAVFFSDHEAKPEENFGQEHFRPEISRGALRRILLESLEPETVIWDSHFVSMETQNDGWLLHFKNNKSVYADVVVAADGANSKIRPYITDIKAFYSGVTMLEGNIYNAGVTAPKINALLNGGKIMAFGKGKDLLMGQKDNGEIGFYASFKTDEKWAVNNGLNYSDKSQMLDWFKKEYSEWSDVWHELFESAVTPFVPRLIYCMPLDQTWESMPNMTMLGDAAHVMPPFAGEGVNAAMRDALEMSKRLTSNEYDSLQEAITVYETDMRERASAKAQESLENGERMHSENALEIMLDFFGNHQK, from the coding sequence ATGCTGTTACAAAATAAAAAAATCGCAATTATTGGCGGTGGCCCAGGAGGATTGACACTTGCAAAACTCCTTCAGTTAAAAGAAGTAAATGTAAATGTATATGAAAGGGACATCAATAAAGATGCCCGCGTTCAGGGTTCACCGCTTGATCTGCATGAAGAATCCGGATTAGCAGCTATCACCGAAGCTGGTCTGCTGAATGAATTCAAAAAGAATTACATGCCCGGTGCAGACCGTCTGCAGATTATGAATGAACAGGCTGCGGTTTTTTTCAGCGATCATGAAGCTAAACCTGAAGAGAATTTTGGGCAGGAACATTTTCGTCCGGAAATAAGCAGGGGAGCATTACGAAGAATATTACTTGAATCGCTGGAACCAGAAACAGTTATCTGGGACAGTCATTTTGTTTCAATGGAAACTCAAAACGACGGTTGGTTACTGCATTTCAAAAATAATAAATCGGTTTATGCCGATGTTGTCGTTGCTGCTGATGGAGCTAATTCTAAAATCAGACCTTATATTACAGACATAAAAGCTTTTTATTCGGGAGTTACCATGCTGGAAGGTAATATTTATAATGCGGGAGTTACTGCTCCAAAAATAAATGCGCTGCTGAATGGCGGAAAAATTATGGCTTTTGGAAAAGGGAAGGATTTATTGATGGGACAAAAAGACAATGGCGAAATTGGTTTCTACGCAAGTTTCAAAACCGATGAAAAATGGGCTGTAAATAATGGTTTGAACTATTCGGATAAATCACAGATGCTGGATTGGTTTAAAAAAGAATATTCAGAGTGGAGCGATGTTTGGCATGAATTATTTGAAAGTGCTGTAACTCCGTTTGTTCCCCGTCTAATTTATTGCATGCCATTGGATCAAACCTGGGAAAGCATGCCGAACATGACAATGCTTGGAGATGCTGCGCATGTGATGCCTCCGTTTGCAGGTGAGGGAGTGAATGCGGCGATGCGTGATGCTTTGGAAATGAGCAAACGTTTAACTTCAAATGAATACGATTCTCTGCAGGAAGCAATTACTGTTTATGAAACGGATATGAGAGAAAGAGCTTCTGCAAAAGCTCAGGAATCTCTTGAAAATGGTGAGAGAATGCACTCAGAAAATGCGTTGGAAATAATGCTTGATTTTTTTGGAAATCATCAAAAATAG
- a CDS encoding acetyl-CoA C-acyltransferase, with translation MKTAYIVKAYRTAVGKAPKGLFRFKRPDELAAETIQYMMNELPDFDKTRIDDVMVGNAMPEAEQGLNVGRLISLMGLKVNDVPGVTVNRYCASGLETIGMATAKIQSGMAHCIIAGGAESMSYIPMGGYKPTPDYAVAKAGHEDYYWGMGLTSEAVAKQFNISRADQDEFAFQSHNKALKAQAEGKFDKQIVPITVEQTFINENGKKETKSYVVNKDEGPRAGTSLEALAGLRAVFAADGSVTAGNSSQMSDGAAFVLVMSEEMVKELNLQPIARLVNFASAGVEPRIMGIGPVKAIPKALKQAGLTLNDIELIELNEAFASQALAVTRELNLNPDIINVNGGAIALGHPLGCTGAKLSVQLFDEMKRRGNKYGIVSMCVGTGQGSAGIFEVL, from the coding sequence ATGAAAACAGCATACATAGTTAAAGCATATAGAACGGCAGTTGGAAAAGCACCAAAAGGACTTTTTAGATTCAAAAGACCTGATGAATTAGCTGCTGAAACCATTCAGTACATGATGAATGAACTGCCTGATTTTGACAAAACGCGTATTGACGACGTTATGGTTGGAAACGCCATGCCGGAAGCAGAACAAGGTTTAAATGTAGGACGTTTAATCTCTCTGATGGGATTAAAAGTAAATGATGTACCTGGTGTTACTGTGAACCGTTATTGTGCATCGGGTCTGGAAACCATCGGAATGGCAACTGCCAAAATCCAGTCGGGAATGGCGCACTGTATCATTGCCGGCGGTGCCGAAAGTATGAGTTATATTCCGATGGGAGGTTACAAACCTACTCCAGATTACGCTGTCGCAAAAGCGGGACACGAAGATTACTACTGGGGAATGGGTCTCACATCCGAAGCTGTCGCTAAACAGTTCAACATTTCACGTGCAGATCAGGATGAATTTGCTTTTCAATCGCATAACAAAGCATTGAAAGCACAGGCTGAAGGTAAATTTGACAAACAGATTGTACCTATCACTGTTGAGCAGACTTTCATTAATGAAAATGGCAAAAAAGAAACCAAATCATACGTTGTAAACAAAGACGAAGGACCAAGAGCAGGAACTTCATTGGAAGCATTAGCAGGCCTCAGAGCTGTTTTTGCCGCTGACGGAAGTGTAACTGCAGGTAACTCTTCACAAATGAGTGACGGTGCCGCTTTTGTACTGGTGATGAGCGAAGAAATGGTAAAAGAATTAAACCTTCAGCCTATCGCCCGATTAGTAAACTTTGCATCTGCCGGTGTTGAACCAAGAATTATGGGAATCGGCCCTGTAAAAGCGATTCCGAAAGCATTGAAACAGGCCGGACTGACTCTAAATGATATCGAATTAATCGAATTGAACGAAGCTTTTGCATCACAGGCTTTGGCCGTTACCCGTGAACTGAATCTGAACCCAGATATTATTAATGTAAATGGAGGAGCGATTGCCCTAGGTCACCCCCTGGGCTGTACCGGAGCTAAACTTTCTGTTCAATTATTCGACGAAATGAAACGCAGAGGTAACAAATACGGTATCGTGAGTATGTGTGTGGGAACTGGACAGGGAAGTGCGGGGATTTTTGAAGTTCTTTAA
- a CDS encoding four helix bundle protein — MRHNYKNLKIWQLGITIANEISDLLLEFPKHERYDLSSQISRCSVSIPSNIAEGSSRTDKSFSHFLDISLGSSFELITQLLIAKHRKYINEIHFNQLEIKIEEFQRMTMGFQNGLK, encoded by the coding sequence ATGAGACATAATTATAAGAACTTGAAGATTTGGCAACTTGGAATAACAATCGCAAATGAGATTTCAGATTTATTATTAGAATTCCCAAAACATGAAAGATACGATTTAAGTTCCCAAATAAGCAGATGTTCAGTTTCAATTCCCAGTAATATTGCTGAAGGCTCTTCAAGAACTGATAAATCTTTCAGTCACTTTTTAGATATTTCTCTTGGATCTTCATTCGAACTTATTACGCAGTTATTAATTGCAAAACACAGAAAATATATAAACGAAATACATTTTAACCAATTAGAAATTAAAATAGAAGAATTCCAAAGGATGACGATGGGATTTCAAAATGGACTAAAATAA